Within Salvia splendens isolate huo1 chromosome 21, SspV2, whole genome shotgun sequence, the genomic segment CTAATCTAAAGCTTGCTACGCGACTTAGTAGTGGTGATAGGTTAGTGAGTAGAACTTTGGAGACGTGTTCAGTTTATCCTAGGTATATAATTCCCTTGAAGTGTTCAACGGATAGGGAGCgtaaaacaaacttaatcctCTTAAGCATAGTCTTGATCGTAGTAATCCATCGAAGTATCCCAATTCATATGCCCGAGACATATAGGAGCAATGCTTTCTTTTTATcctattttctaaattttgtgttttgtatATCTTTGTGTGTTTTATCATCCCTttatcaaattatattttatcaatCTCAAATTAAATAACTTATGCCtctctgtggttcgacactcttttactacaactacatctgtactcttgcagaaaggttgtaattttagagctattTGATTTACTTGTGTGTTATTAGTGCATTGATATAAAATCtcaaaaaatacacattacttgcatatgttccgatgtcaaaatttagaaaaaatattgaGTTTTCGTATCTTTGTAGTGCCAGATTAATGTAAACATAGCTAATAAAATATGTCAACataatacatataaaatgtcacattgatatgtttaatacactttattgatattttaatccAAAACTCTAAATTTAAtagttcttttattttttaaaatttaaataataataaaacgaaattacacatgATAATTTATACACCATTAGATTTTTAAAATCCTATAATATAAGGAAAAAACACTATTAACATAGTAATAGAGGGAAAATACCCCAGCAGCATTTCAGTCGGCATTTCAATTAATCCACAATAATAGTAAGATTACAAAAATAATCAGAATTCATAAATGCTAATTCAATGCTGCTGTTCTGAAAAACAGAAAataagaacaataaaagcaaaaatacatacaaaaaaatcggaaaaaaaattaaccAAAGTTGCGtttcattaatttatttctGCGTTTTAGATACTTTTATCAGTTTATGCACAGCTTATCCTGTCgttttcttcttctccatttcttcACTGAGTCAGAGTGTAATCCATTTTTACATTTGTTATCATGTAAAAATTGATAAGATTTATTATAACTTTGATTGAATTTTCTTCGCATTGGTTTGTCTTTTTTTGTATGATGGCGTAAAGAATCACTGATTTCTTCGAGGGGTGAAGTCGAAGATTGGCCGTGGAAGAACAAAACAAGGAAGGGAAAGATGAAAATGAAGCTGAGGAAGTTTTTACTTCTCTTTCTGCCGCTGATGTTTGTTGCTCCAATTCTTCTCTGCACCGACACTCTTCAATTCTACTTCCCTTCCTCTACTTGTATGTTTTCGATCTCTAGTTGTTTTTGAAGGATGTTCATTGATGTCAGATCCTCACATTTTCTGGTATTTGCAGCTAGGAATGAGTTCGTAGAAGATGTTTCCGCCTTTGTAAGTTTTGTTTATATGTTAATCATATCTGCTCAGTTGTAATGCGATTTCTATTTGTTTAGATGTTGAATTTCGAGTGTTCTACCCCAGGTCTGGGCACATCTGGAATCCATCCTACTTAAAtcctaattttaattaataaatcctAATTGGGGAACAATAAATTCTAATTAGGGGTTCCGTACACTCTGATTGGGGATTGATTAATCTAAATTGGATTGAATTGCACGCGTTTTTGCGTTTATTTCTACTtgcatttgattttggtgtgcTGTTTTTGTGGAAATTTCAGATGTTTCTTGTTCTGGTTTATGGTGATGTTTGTTTCAATGAACAGGAATTATCAGTACCGCTGAAAGAACCACTGCGCACGTCTTACACTAGAGCATCATCTGGAGAGATTACTCGCATTACAAGACAGTTAACTGAAGGTTTACCTTCTCGCAGTTGAAATGAGCTCAGACTCACTTGTGAATCATATAaagtgattgattttttttacagATTCAgcagaagatgaaactgaaaaaTCCACTTTGAGCCATGGCAGCAACAAGCAGTCCTTGGATGGGAATGCCATAAGACAGGTGATAGATAATGTGCATGAGACTCAGGTTGTGACAGGGAAGGGAACGTCggataaaattaaatcaaggGAGAATGGAGAGATTCATTCCCTCCATTCTGATGGCACAACAGAAAAGTCTTTAGAGAGAAAGGTGAGATTGCTGTACCTTTAGTGTTCTCTAATCAGACTTTCAACATAACTTTTTTTCAACTTGTGATCTTTCTCCTATGGTTTTATAGTCTTAGTATTTCAACATTTATTGTATGTGTAAAGCTCTTGTTATTATGCTGGTGACAATTGGCTTCACGGTGCATTTGGAGGAGTCTCAGTATTCATCCTAATGCGAACATTGTCTATGAACTGGACCCTAGATATTCTGTAAATCTCATACATAATAATGCAGTTGGTTTTTATCATAGAGTAGTTTTACCCCTGAGCATTTATTGTTTGGATGGATGCAAATATCTTCTGTTTTCATGTAGATTCTGAACCCTGTGATAGTTTCTTAGCCGTAGACATGGGTCACACAACTTTTTAAAATTGATCTAACTTATCTCTCTTTATTCTGCTGCATCTTTTAGGAAATGAAACAACAAAATGGTCCTAGAGAAAAAGTGAACACTAAGACTGAGAAACAGAATGAACGAACAGTTCTTCCAGATGCACGTCTCCGCCTGCTTAAGGATCAACTTATGCAGGGAAGGATTTATCTTTCCCTCCCAGAAACTAGAAATAATGCTCAGTTTATTAAGGAGCTGCGGTTGCGCATCAAGGAAGTTCGACGCGCAATTGGGGATTCCACCAACGATTCCGAGCTGCCGAAGAAGTTAGTTTTATTCACTCTATTAATACTGCCATAGGATTTGAATATCTTGATGCAAAAGATATACTAGTGCTTTCTATAGATGTAGTTGAGGTGACACTAAAGGAATTAAGGAACAAACTGGAATCAAATAGAAAACCACCTCAAAAATACAAGTTCACAGGCAATAGCTGCCTTAGCCACATTGCTGATCTAAACTTcaacaattattattttaatctcTTAAATGACTACACTCTACTAATGCCAATAAGATTTTGGGCTCCTGAAACATATGCTGAATCAATCCCTATATTCTAGGAAATAGGCCTGAAAGCAAAAGCCTGGTTCATACCTAACTCAATTTCCAAAGACATCCCAAGTCTTGACTTCAAGTACACAATGTTGCACCCTCATGGAGATACACAGGTTGCACTGCAGCAAGTATAACTGGCAGTCTGGCACTACGTCTACAAGAGACACGTTCAGCATCGGAAGACTGGAGAGGCTGTTGTACTTGGTGCTGATGGGAGTGAGTTGCAAATGCCAGATATTGATTGTGCTCCACAGCCTCTAAATATCATATTCTCATGTCAGCAACCACCTTCCCTATCGTTCAATGTGTTGTTCCTGAATCATCAGGAAGGCAGGTCAGATTTATTGATAGAGTAAAGGAACAAACTGAATTATACCTCGAAAGTACTAGTTCACAGGCGATGTCTGTCTTGCTGCAACAATTCACTGATTTAAACTTCAACAATAATTTGTCTGTCCCCTAACTGACAAAACTCTACATCTTAAATAACTAAAGGAACTGTGGATCCAGAAATACAGTTCTTCCAATCCCTTTATTATTACCTTaaaataacttaattaatataatatagcTAACTCTGAATATAAACTAACTAGAGATATCAGGAACAATAACACCATCCCCGTTTGGCCTTGAAAGTAATTGGAGTAGCTCACATCTTCATGTTTTTTATCAGTCTCATTTAGTTATGATTTTGCATTGTAGTGCTCATGAGAAATTGAAAGCAATGGAGCAAACTCTGTTAAAAGGGAAACAGATACAAAATGATTGTGCTGCTATGATAAAGAGACTCCGTGCAATGCTTCATTTGTCCGAGGAGCAGCTTCGTGTCCAGAAGAAACAGGCCTTATTTTTGACGCACTTAACTGCAAAGACAACTCCTAAAGGGCTTCATTGTCTTCCTTTGCGCCTTTCGACAGAATATTTCTTGTTGAACGCATCTCAAATGCATTTCCCCGACAAGGAAATATTAGATGATCCCAAGTTATACCACTATGCCTTGTTTTCGGATAATATACTGGCTGCGGCAGTTGTTGTGAACTCCACAATAACCCATGCAGAGGTCAGGATCTTATTGTGTTGAGTATGTTGATTTGATTTATATGTTTTTAATATGCTAAGACTCctgtcccctaaaaatagagaCTTTGGGGAGGTCACACAAGTGTTAATCCGAAATTCATAATGTATGAGGGAGAAAGAGGAGAAGttgaagtagtgttagtggatactGGATAGTGGGACCCACATCATTAGTACTGTAATTTGTGGtgaaaaagtttccaaaaatgaaaagtggACTACTATTGGGGGAgtgaccaaaatggcaaaaatgGACAATTTTTGGGGGACAGGAGTATAATCCTATCTGATTACGTTCTTTAATTTCCATTGTTATGATTTTCTTTGTCATGATCCAGGATCCTTCAAAACATGTCTTCCACATTGTCACTGATAGGCTAAACTATGCTGCAATGAACATGTGGTTTATAGCAAATCCCCCTAGCAAAGCAACAATACAGGTTCAGAATGTCGAGGAGTTCACATGGTTTAATTCTAGTTACAGTCCAATTCTTAGGCAGCTGGGCTCATCATCCACAAATTATTACTTCAAAGGCCGCCGTGCTGAATCTGATTCGGGCCTTAGATATAGACATCCAAAATACCTCTCAATCATGAATCATCTGCGCTTTTACCTTCCACATATCTTTCCGAAGCTGGACAAGGTTTTGTTCTTAGATGATGATATTGTAGTGCAGAAGGATCTTACTGGCCTGTGGTCTACTGATCTAAAGGGTAAAGTCATAGGTGTTGTTGAAACATGTGGAGAAAGCTTTCACCGGTTTGACCGCTACCTTAATTTTTCAAATCCTATTATCTCAAAGAGTTTTGACCCACGAGCTTGTGGATGGGCGTTTGGCATGAATATCGTTGATCTGAATGAGTGGAGGAAACAAAATATCACCGATGTGTACCACAAATGGCAGAACCTGGTAAGGTTATCATTTACATGTTAGCTGGGAACTCTTTCACTTGGGATATATATACTCATTAGTTGGCCACAAGTATTGCACGTCAACTTATAGCATAGTAAATCTATTAAATTTAGGATGTCAACTGTTTAATGGTTGTCATATATTCTTCACCAGTTTCTTAGTTCTACAAAAAACTTGAATAAAAACGAAATCTTAGGCAGATCCCATTGGTTATGGAATAAAACAGTAAATATAAACATGTGGTGTATGAAAACGTTCAATTGTATTGAGTATGTCTATAGTAAATTGTCAGCATAGTTGGAAAAATTCTTTCAATTGCATAAGCATATCGATATACTCCTGAGGTTTCTATGAAATGgctattctatttttttatttaatctattCCATCATGTTTACTCCTTTGAACATTAATTCTTACATAAATATGTCTGATACTGAAGGAACCCTGAATTTACTAAATGCGCCTATATATTTTGTTCAAACTTAACATTCCTGAAATCTCAAGATAAGTGTTATTTATGTGCAGAATCGGGATAGACTCTTATGGAAACTAGGAACTCTGCCACCAGGTTTGATAACCTTTCAGAATCACACCCACGCTCTTGAAAGATCTTGGCATGTATTGGGACTTGGTTATAATCCAAATGTACCTCAAAAGGATATTGAACGAGCAGCAGTTATACATTACAACGGAAACTTAAAACCATGGCTTGAGATTGCCATCCCAAAGTTCCGAAACTACTGGGCAAAGTTTGTGGACTATGATCAGCTATACTTGCGCGAGTGCAACATCACCCCTTAAATGCAAAATGCCACATCGTGATGTCATTCTGGATTGTCATGGCGGTACATATCCCAGGTCCGTGCTACTTTCTGATGGTCTTAACTTTTCGAAACTGAAGCATAACTTGTGTAGGTGTATTTGTTTGTACTATATACTAGTTTCGGATTTATGTAGAGCAAATGAACATGTATATAAATGATGCAGCATACTATTTCTTTGCGCgttttttttgtttgagttCATTGATGGTGCTCAGTAACGTCTCGGCCCTGTACAGCTATTGGTGCAACTACGGGataggatcccctgctgtgctgaaatgcacagcaggggctgctgcctcaaacaacaaaataaaataattacataaattaaataaataaattaatataatataatattattttaattatttgtttgaggcggcagcccctgctgtgcatttcagcacagcaggggatcctatCCCGTGCAACTACTCTTTTTTCAGACATATGAACTAGAATTTCTTTAC encodes:
- the LOC121784846 gene encoding probable galacturonosyltransferase 4, encoding MKMKLRKFLLLFLPLMFVAPILLCTDTLQFYFPSSTSRNEFVEDVSAFELSVPLKEPLRTSYTRASSGEITRITRQLTEDSAEDETEKSTLSHGSNKQSLDGNAIRQVIDNVHETQVVTGKGTSDKIKSRENGEIHSLHSDGTTEKSLERKEMKQQNGPREKVNTKTEKQNERTVLPDARLRLLKDQLMQGRIYLSLPETRNNAQFIKELRLRIKEVRRAIGDSTNDSELPKNAHEKLKAMEQTLLKGKQIQNDCAAMIKRLRAMLHLSEEQLRVQKKQALFLTHLTAKTTPKGLHCLPLRLSTEYFLLNASQMHFPDKEILDDPKLYHYALFSDNILAAAVVVNSTITHAEDPSKHVFHIVTDRLNYAAMNMWFIANPPSKATIQVQNVEEFTWFNSSYSPILRQLGSSSTNYYFKGRRAESDSGLRYRHPKYLSIMNHLRFYLPHIFPKLDKVLFLDDDIVVQKDLTGLWSTDLKGKVIGVVETCGESFHRFDRYLNFSNPIISKSFDPRACGWAFGMNIVDLNEWRKQNITDVYHKWQNLNRDRLLWKLGTLPPGLITFQNHTHALERSWHVLGLGYNPNVPQKDIERAAVIHYNGNLKPWLEIAIPKFRNYWAKFVDYDQLYLRECNITP